The proteins below come from a single Streptococcus hyointestinalis genomic window:
- the argH gene encoding argininosuccinate lyase, with amino-acid sequence MMTENHKLWGGRFEASLEKWVEEFGASISFDQKMAQYDIEGSIAHVTMLGATGIISKDDAEMIKAGLETLLRKYKAGELTFDVTNEDIHMNIEQLLTDEIGSVAGKLHTARSRNDQVATDMHLYLKAKLSEVTEKLENLRRVIVKLAEDNIETIMPGYTHLQHAQPISFGHHLMAYYSMFTRDSERFSFNVKHTDLSPLGAAALAGTTFPIDRNLTADLMGFSTPYRNSLDAVSDRDFILEFLSNASILMIHMSRFCEEIINWCSHEYQFVTLSDTFSTGSSIMPQKKNPDMAELIRGKSGRVYGNLIGLLTVMKSLPLAYNKDLQEDKEGMFDTAETITVAIDILAGMLGSMTVNKERMKSSTQKDFSNATELADYLASKGVPFRKAHEIVGKLVLECSKKGIYLQDVSLESYQELSDVIDNDVYTVLDPYNAVKRRHSLGGTGFDQVKWQIEAAKAELG; translated from the coding sequence ATTATGACAGAAAATCATAAATTATGGGGCGGACGTTTTGAAGCCAGCCTTGAAAAATGGGTCGAGGAGTTTGGAGCTTCTATCTCCTTTGACCAGAAAATGGCGCAGTACGACATCGAAGGCTCCATCGCTCACGTCACCATGCTGGGTGCGACAGGTATCATCTCAAAAGACGATGCCGAGATGATTAAGGCAGGGCTTGAGACCTTGCTTAGAAAGTACAAGGCAGGGGAGCTGACTTTTGATGTCACCAACGAAGACATTCACATGAATATCGAGCAGCTGCTGACAGACGAGATTGGTAGTGTCGCAGGAAAACTGCACACCGCACGCTCACGTAACGACCAAGTAGCAACAGATATGCACTTGTACTTAAAAGCGAAGCTTAGTGAGGTTACAGAAAAGCTCGAAAACCTACGCCGTGTTATCGTCAAGCTGGCTGAGGATAACATCGAGACCATCATGCCAGGCTATACGCACTTACAGCACGCACAGCCCATCTCTTTTGGACATCATCTTATGGCTTACTATAGTATGTTTACACGAGACAGCGAGCGCTTTAGCTTTAACGTCAAGCACACTGACCTCTCGCCTCTTGGGGCTGCGGCTCTAGCTGGGACGACTTTTCCCATTGACAGGAACTTGACAGCTGACTTGATGGGCTTTTCTACGCCTTATCGCAATTCCCTTGATGCCGTGTCAGATCGTGATTTTATCTTGGAATTTCTCTCCAATGCCAGTATCCTCATGATACACATGAGTCGTTTTTGCGAGGAAATCATCAACTGGTGTAGCCATGAGTATCAGTTTGTCACCTTGTCTGATACTTTCTCGACAGGCTCATCCATCATGCCACAAAAGAAAAACCCTGACATGGCAGAGCTCATTCGTGGCAAGTCTGGGCGGGTCTATGGTAATCTCATCGGTTTACTGACAGTGATGAAGTCCCTTCCTCTGGCTTATAATAAAGATTTACAAGAAGATAAGGAAGGCATGTTTGACACCGCAGAGACCATCACAGTGGCGATTGACATCCTTGCTGGCATGCTAGGCAGCATGACGGTCAATAAAGAACGCATGAAGTCATCCACGCAAAAGGATTTTTCAAATGCTACAGAGCTTGCGGATTATCTGGCTAGTAAAGGTGTGCCTTTTAGAAAAGCGCATGAAATCGTTGGAAAGCTGGTGCTTGAGTGCAGCAAGAAAGGCATTTACCTGCAGGATGTCAGCTTAGAGAGTTACCAAGAACTCTCTGATGTCATTGACAATGATGTTTACACCGTCTTAGACCCTTACAATGCTGTCAAGCGCCGTCATTCGCTTGGCGGAACTGGCTTTGACCAAGTCAAATGGCAAATCGAAGCAGCAAAAGCTGAGTTAGGATAA